The following are encoded in a window of Manihot esculenta cultivar AM560-2 chromosome 8, M.esculenta_v8, whole genome shotgun sequence genomic DNA:
- the LOC110607442 gene encoding histone H2B encodes MAPKAEKKPAEKKPVAEKAPASAEKRPKAEKKISKEGGEKKKKKIKKSSETYKIYIFKVLKQVHPDIGISSKAMGIMNSFINDIFEKLAQEASRLARYNKKPTITSREIQTAVRLVLPGELAKHAVSEGTKAVTKFTSS; translated from the coding sequence ATGGCACCCAAGGCAGAGAAGAAGCCGGCGGAGAAAAAGCCAGTTGCCGAGAAGGCCCCAGCCTCGGCGGAGAAGAGACCGAAAGCGGAAAAGAAGATCTCCAAGGAAGGAGgcgaaaagaagaagaagaagataaagaagagCAGCGAGACCTATAAAATCTACATCTTCAAGGTCTTGAAACAGGTCCATCCTGATATTGGAATCTCGAGCAAGGCAATGGGGATTATGAATAGttttattaatgatattttCGAGAAGCTTGCACAAGAGGCGTCAAGATTGGCTAGGTATAACAAGAAACCGACGATTACGTCCAGGGAGATTCAGACAGCCGTCCGATTGGTGCTTCCTGGAGAGCTGGCAAAGCATGCTGTTTCTGAGGGGACGAAAGCAGTTACCAAATTTACTAGTTCTTGA